The DNA window ATTCCCGTCTTCCTAAGACCAAAATCGTATGTACTTTGGGTCCTGCTTCCAGATCTGTTGAAATGATCCAGAAGCTTCTTAAAGCTGGCATGAATGTTGCTCGTTTCAATTTCTCACATGGAACTCATGAATATCATCAAGAAACCCTCAACAATCTCAAGTCTGCTATGCAATCCACCGGTATTCTCTGCGCCGTCATGCTCGACACCAAGGTTCTTGTGTTCTGCTTCTCTTATATGTTTGTTTGTTAATCCAATGGAATTATTAACTTTCCTGTACAAATGCTCTTTACTGTGCTGTATTATTGTAGGGGCCTGAGATTCGGACTGGCTTTCTGGTAGATGGAAAACCTATTCAGCTAAAAGAAGGACAAGAAATCACCATAACTACTGATTATGATATTAAGGGAGATCCGGAGACGATATCAATGAGTTACAAGAAACTGCCTGTCCATTTGAAGCCTGGAAATACCATACTATGCTCTGATGGAACTATCACTCTCACTGTTTTGTCTTGTGATCAAGAAGCTGGTACTGTTAGATGTCGCTGTGAGAACACTGCAATGCTGGGTGAGAGGAAAAATGTTAATCTTCCTGGTGTTGTGGTGGATCTTCCCACTCTTACTGATAAGGATAAGGAAGATATTCTTGAATGGGGCGTGCCTAACCATATTGATATGATTGCTCTTTCATTTGTTCGGAAAGGATCAGATCTTGTTAATGTTCGCAGAGTTTTGGGGCCTCATGCTAAGCATATTAAGTTGATGTCAAAGGTAGTGTTTTTTGTTGCATTCTTCTACAACTTTGAGAATATAAGTGATtatcatttttcatttgtttgtgtTTGTGCTATATAAGATGTTGTGGAAAATGATTCATGAATAGCTTATTCTTGTCTACTTGTGGTATATAATGATTTTGGGGAATTTTATTTCAAGGTTGAGAATCAGGAGGGTGTCATGAACTTTGACGAAATCCTGCGTGAAACTGATGCATTCATGGTGGCGCGTGGTGACCTTGGAATGGAGATCCCAGTTGAGAAGATATTTCTGGCACAGAAAATGATGATATATAAGTGTAATCTTGCTGGCAAGCCTGTGGTAACTGCCACCCAGATGCTTGAATCCATGATCAAGTCTCCTCGGCCAACCCGAGCTGAAGCAACAGATGTAGCCAATGCAGTTCTTGATGGAACGGATTGTGTCATGCTTAGTGGTGAAAGTGCTGCTGGATCTTACCCTGAACTTGCTGTGAAAATCATGGCCCGCATTTGTATTGAGGCGGAATCATCCCTAGACTATGGTACTATCTTCAAAGAGATGATAAGGTCTACTCCATTGCCAATGAGTCCATTGGAAAGTCTTGCATCATCAGCTGTACGAACAGCCAATAAGGCGAGAGCAAAACTCATTGTCGTGCTGACACGAGGTGGGAGCACAGCCAAGTTAGTTGCTAAGTATAGGCCAGCAGTTCCAATCCTGTCTGTGGTAGTTCCAGTTTTGACAACGGACTCATTTGATTGGTCCTGCAGTGATGAGTCACCAG is part of the Vicia villosa cultivar HV-30 ecotype Madison, WI linkage group LG2, Vvil1.0, whole genome shotgun sequence genome and encodes:
- the LOC131652677 gene encoding pyruvate kinase, cytosolic isozyme, yielding MSNIDIEGIMNEVPNDSRLPKTKIVCTLGPASRSVEMIQKLLKAGMNVARFNFSHGTHEYHQETLNNLKSAMQSTGILCAVMLDTKGPEIRTGFLVDGKPIQLKEGQEITITTDYDIKGDPETISMSYKKLPVHLKPGNTILCSDGTITLTVLSCDQEAGTVRCRCENTAMLGERKNVNLPGVVVDLPTLTDKDKEDILEWGVPNHIDMIALSFVRKGSDLVNVRRVLGPHAKHIKLMSKVENQEGVMNFDEILRETDAFMVARGDLGMEIPVEKIFLAQKMMIYKCNLAGKPVVTATQMLESMIKSPRPTRAEATDVANAVLDGTDCVMLSGESAAGSYPELAVKIMARICIEAESSLDYGTIFKEMIRSTPLPMSPLESLASSAVRTANKARAKLIVVLTRGGSTAKLVAKYRPAVPILSVVVPVLTTDSFDWSCSDESPARHSLIYRGLIPILAEGSARATDAESTDAILEASLKSATQKGLCKPGDAVVALHRIGAASVIKICIVK